A genomic stretch from Sulfobacillus thermosulfidooxidans includes:
- a CDS encoding substrate-binding domain-containing protein codes for MSRLSLGNMIRLERHRKQLTQSQLAALLGISRQTLIHMEQDKVSIPFHIMVRLQKILDLSLDNLATLLQVPDSWSWFPDPPTHSGPVVAAIVFDQLIVAPTLSTLTQDASNGWWDAATHTIHWYSQEAVVSQIFVAGCDPFLPWLVRSFHENHSAFRLIPFSMSSQKAFNALRNGFVHLAGSHLYSPQHRKYNQLSTDQEKWAYTGYLEWEEGRVFSNKDSNPLFWALREPGSEALALWERQHNVESNSYHIQHFLSHPDLIRFVQSSGIQGVSIGSLAHLYGLSFEPWALEQYEWICHPDAVNTPWFKAFISVLQQTSLSQQLAVLPHQRCFNWAQVRTD; via the coding sequence ATGTCTCGTCTATCGCTTGGTAACATGATTCGACTCGAGCGTCACCGTAAACAACTTACGCAGTCACAGTTGGCCGCACTCCTTGGCATCTCCCGGCAAACGCTGATTCATATGGAGCAAGATAAAGTAAGTATTCCCTTTCATATTATGGTACGCTTGCAAAAAATCCTTGATTTGTCTTTAGATAATTTGGCAACCCTTCTTCAGGTGCCGGATTCGTGGAGTTGGTTTCCGGATCCTCCGACTCATTCTGGCCCGGTTGTAGCGGCTATCGTTTTCGATCAGCTCATTGTGGCTCCCACATTGTCCACATTGACCCAAGATGCGAGTAACGGATGGTGGGATGCTGCCACGCATACGATTCATTGGTATTCGCAAGAGGCGGTGGTCTCTCAAATCTTTGTAGCAGGTTGTGATCCCTTTTTACCCTGGCTGGTGCGCAGTTTCCATGAAAATCACAGCGCTTTTCGTTTAATTCCCTTTTCCATGTCGAGCCAAAAGGCCTTTAACGCCTTACGTAACGGATTCGTACATCTGGCGGGTTCCCACTTGTATAGCCCTCAACACCGCAAATATAACCAATTAAGCACAGACCAAGAAAAATGGGCTTATACCGGATATCTTGAGTGGGAAGAAGGCCGGGTATTTTCTAATAAAGATTCCAACCCCTTATTTTGGGCATTACGAGAACCAGGCAGTGAAGCGCTAGCTCTATGGGAAAGACAGCATAATGTCGAGTCAAATTCCTATCATATTCAACACTTTTTGTCCCATCCCGATTTGATTCGATTTGTGCAATCCTCCGGTATCCAAGGCGTGTCTATAGGAAGTCTTGCTCATTTATACGGATTGTCGTTTGAACCCTGGGCACTTGAACAATATGAGTGGATTTGTCATCCCGATGCGGTAAACACTCCCTGGTTTAAGGCATTTATCAGCGTCCTTCAACAAACGTCTTTATCCCAACAGCTCGCGGTTCTCCCTCATCAACGATGTTTTAACTGGGCACAGGTTCGCACGGATTAA
- a CDS encoding ATP-binding cassette domain-containing protein has translation MTLKALFRGHKFLQGESEWHEGLHAIIGPSGSGKTTLLRLLAGLGESTPYIDLNHNVWQDGKKHSPAYHRPICYVPQHPSLIPFRTIRQQVQWVMAESFEPAVLAHWADRLEILSLLDRYPQSLSGGQQQRAAVLRALATRQPVLLLDEALSQVEERIRRQCLQWFRNEPPVPWIFYSTHQLQEALAFSDTITVIVDGQVYSPLSPDQLLKHPPTAQIAWMLGYRGSFRLDDNRHVLLHPARILIGAYPEQGLVLTARVDIYPQEYSLRSHWIIKRHQPYCEQWEWDLPQYPAILHADAITLIDPPYVSYELSPQEVLTNVSSIAW, from the coding sequence ATGACGCTTAAAGCTTTATTCCGTGGCCACAAATTCCTCCAAGGGGAGAGTGAATGGCACGAGGGCCTCCATGCCATTATTGGACCTTCCGGGTCTGGAAAAACTACACTATTACGACTATTGGCAGGTCTCGGTGAGAGCACTCCCTATATTGATTTGAATCATAACGTGTGGCAAGATGGCAAAAAGCATAGCCCTGCCTATCACCGCCCTATATGCTACGTGCCTCAGCATCCTAGTCTGATTCCTTTTCGCACCATTCGGCAACAAGTCCAATGGGTGATGGCCGAATCTTTTGAACCGGCCGTCTTAGCCCACTGGGCCGATCGTCTCGAAATCCTTTCCCTATTAGACCGCTATCCCCAATCTTTATCGGGAGGCCAGCAACAACGTGCTGCCGTACTGCGTGCTTTAGCCACCCGCCAACCCGTGCTTCTTTTGGATGAAGCCTTGTCTCAAGTCGAAGAACGGATTCGGCGGCAATGTTTACAATGGTTCCGAAACGAACCGCCCGTTCCATGGATCTTCTATTCCACCCATCAATTACAAGAAGCTCTCGCTTTTAGCGATACGATTACAGTTATCGTGGATGGCCAGGTGTATTCCCCCCTGTCGCCCGATCAGTTGTTGAAACATCCCCCTACTGCTCAAATTGCCTGGATGTTGGGTTACCGGGGCAGTTTCCGGCTAGACGATAACCGTCACGTACTCCTGCATCCTGCCCGGATTTTGATTGGCGCCTATCCGGAGCAAGGCCTCGTTTTAACGGCTCGCGTGGACATCTATCCCCAAGAATATAGCCTTAGAAGTCACTGGATTATCAAGCGCCATCAGCCTTATTGCGAACAATGGGAATGGGATCTCCCTCAATACCCTGCTATTTTACATGCAGACGCGATTACATTGATTGATCCACCTTATGTTTCTTACGAGCTTTCTCCCCAGGAGGTGTTAACGAATGTCTCGTCTATCGCTTGGTAA
- a CDS encoding ABC transporter permease subunit: MLRKAAWGISMAVLIVAALPVVLLFLEGARFFSRAIQSPGALSALFTTLTSGLIALGLCFLLGLPTAYWLRSQSSPIIKQVAAVLLVLALLMPPLVLGLVLAFVMAPTTLIGSWLNLIHSASNSFPALVLAEIYEALPYFILTAWSAFNMIPRQWEEEAWSLHKTPWQTFHFVLWPASRPGLMTATAMAWARIVGAFGAPVVVAYHPTALPVQIWITIEESGLPQALALALWLVLIGLPLPAWLTWRKGEIS, translated from the coding sequence ATGCTTAGAAAAGCAGCTTGGGGAATCAGTATGGCGGTATTAATCGTCGCCGCCTTACCAGTGGTCCTATTATTTTTAGAAGGCGCCCGATTTTTTAGCAGGGCAATCCAATCTCCAGGCGCTTTATCGGCATTGTTCACGACCTTGACTTCAGGACTCATCGCCCTAGGACTATGTTTTCTTTTGGGGCTGCCGACCGCATATTGGTTGCGCAGCCAGTCGTCTCCCATTATTAAACAAGTGGCTGCAGTCCTCTTAGTGTTGGCCTTATTAATGCCGCCTTTGGTGCTGGGATTGGTATTAGCCTTTGTTATGGCACCGACAACCCTGATAGGGTCTTGGCTCAACCTTATTCACAGCGCTTCCAACAGTTTTCCCGCTCTCGTTTTGGCTGAAATCTATGAAGCGCTTCCCTATTTCATACTCACAGCATGGAGCGCTTTCAATATGATTCCCCGGCAATGGGAAGAAGAGGCCTGGAGTCTTCATAAAACACCATGGCAAACCTTTCATTTCGTATTGTGGCCGGCGTCAAGGCCGGGCCTCATGACCGCAACGGCCATGGCGTGGGCCAGAATTGTCGGCGCGTTTGGCGCCCCGGTGGTCGTCGCTTATCATCCTACGGCCTTGCCCGTCCAAATCTGGATCACGATTGAGGAATCTGGTCTACCGCAAGCTCTGGCGTTAGCGTTGTGGCTTGTTCTCATTGGATTACCTCTGCCGGCATGGCTTACGTGGCGAAAAGGAGAGATCTCATGA
- a CDS encoding extracellular solute-binding protein, with protein sequence MTHKKFYTLLVSFSFLGILTGCGTSSSINAPHTSSTVHVAYAGSLELLNNQFLGPAFEKAHHIHYQGQGGGSYGIAHEIAAGSIPADVFESIGYGPIKVLEPAKTSWAIAIASSPLVVAYNPHSRFAPELNQIRRGQKPLKDLFELMAQNGFKLGRTNPNTDPQGQAFVMAIELAQKTYHLSPDIVSRILGPINTGGEIYTEEGILSLLQSGGLDASSAFLSEAIQRHLDYIMLPPTLNFADPALASWYHRVHITLSNGTVVYGTPLTIDVTTIGKPANPNATQFVQFLLSKTGQRIFQHEGYHLFSPYVIGKSDALPHALRQELHHA encoded by the coding sequence ATGACACATAAAAAGTTTTATACGCTTTTGGTATCCTTCAGTTTCTTAGGCATCCTCACAGGGTGCGGCACCTCTTCATCTATTAATGCGCCGCATACCTCTTCTACCGTCCATGTCGCCTACGCGGGATCCTTAGAGCTTTTAAATAATCAATTTCTTGGTCCGGCTTTTGAAAAGGCCCATCACATTCATTATCAAGGACAAGGAGGAGGATCCTACGGGATCGCCCATGAAATTGCTGCAGGCAGCATTCCCGCTGATGTCTTTGAAAGTATCGGATATGGTCCCATAAAAGTTCTCGAACCCGCCAAAACCTCATGGGCCATCGCCATCGCTTCGAGTCCCCTGGTTGTAGCCTACAATCCACATTCCCGGTTTGCTCCTGAGCTTAACCAAATCCGCAGAGGGCAAAAGCCCTTGAAAGACTTGTTTGAACTCATGGCCCAAAATGGTTTTAAGTTAGGACGGACTAATCCTAACACCGATCCTCAGGGCCAAGCGTTTGTCATGGCCATTGAGTTGGCCCAGAAAACCTATCATTTGTCTCCGGATATTGTTTCGCGCATTTTGGGGCCAATAAATACCGGAGGAGAAATTTACACGGAAGAGGGCATTTTATCCCTGCTTCAATCAGGAGGGTTAGATGCTTCCAGCGCCTTCTTGTCCGAAGCTATCCAACGCCATCTAGACTATATTATGTTGCCACCAACCTTAAACTTTGCCGATCCGGCTTTGGCATCCTGGTATCATCGTGTTCATATTACGCTCTCAAATGGAACGGTCGTTTACGGCACGCCCTTGACAATCGATGTCACCACAATAGGTAAACCCGCGAATCCCAACGCGACCCAGTTCGTCCAATTCCTGTTGTCCAAGACAGGACAACGCATTTTTCAGCATGAGGGTTATCATCTGTTTTCGCCTTATGTGATTGGGAAGTCTGATGCTCTTCCCCATGCCCTGCGCCAGGAATTACATCATGCTTAG
- a CDS encoding alpha/beta-type small acid-soluble spore protein, translated as MARGSNTGNRALVQGAQKALDQFKYEVAHELGLQGVEDGYWGEIPARQCGAVGGHMVRKMIEMAEQNMAGRTNR; from the coding sequence ATGGCACGAGGCAGCAACACCGGCAACCGCGCCTTGGTACAAGGAGCACAAAAGGCTCTTGACCAGTTCAAATATGAAGTCGCTCACGAACTGGGTCTGCAAGGCGTTGAAGACGGCTACTGGGGTGAAATTCCCGCCCGCCAATGCGGAGCGGTGGGAGGACACATGGTGCGCAAAATGATTGAAATGGCCGAACAAAACATGGCAGGTCGCACCAACCGTTAA
- a CDS encoding MFS transporter codes for MAQQAQVHNQQSTTSDKDQRSHTWKLWVLATVPFIMVLGNSMLIPVLPKMMKVMHLSLFQVGLIITIFSIPAGIIIPFAGALSDRIGRRVIMTPALLTYGIAGLGAGISAWLIPNPYYWIMGFRLLQGIGAGGTYQLAMAVAGDMFQSEKRAGALGTLEAANGLGKVISPIAGSALALIIWFAPFFVYGLLSFPIAAGIWFLIKEPKNQKAQGGLGEYWQGLKTTFATKTASILTTFLGGSVVLFILFGVLSYLADILEKDFGYGEFTRGLIIAIPVLASAVTSYVSGTVLQKRLAQWSRPIVVIGMGLIALAMAIEPFFATTNPFLAIAVLVFQGIGTGSVLPSINTLVTSATTSKERGVVTSLYGSVRFFGVAMGPPIFAMAMSHRYLTFWGAAVLAAITAVLSWFFINEKQMLPKSIRGGGSGGGGQPHHKEKTQSPKNSARSLRPSRSPLR; via the coding sequence ATGGCTCAGCAAGCCCAGGTACACAATCAACAAAGCACAACCAGTGATAAAGATCAACGCTCACACACATGGAAGTTATGGGTGTTGGCAACGGTCCCTTTTATTATGGTTCTCGGTAATTCAATGCTAATTCCCGTTTTACCCAAAATGATGAAGGTGATGCATTTATCCCTGTTTCAAGTCGGGTTAATCATTACAATTTTTTCCATTCCTGCGGGTATTATCATTCCCTTTGCCGGCGCCTTATCTGACCGCATTGGACGCCGTGTCATCATGACCCCGGCCCTGTTAACCTATGGCATTGCAGGATTAGGAGCAGGAATATCCGCCTGGTTAATTCCTAATCCTTATTATTGGATTATGGGATTTCGGTTGCTTCAAGGTATCGGAGCGGGAGGAACCTACCAGCTAGCGATGGCAGTGGCCGGTGACATGTTTCAATCCGAAAAGCGGGCCGGCGCATTAGGCACGCTGGAAGCGGCCAATGGGTTGGGGAAGGTCATTTCCCCTATTGCAGGGTCCGCTCTCGCTTTAATCATCTGGTTTGCTCCCTTTTTTGTTTACGGCCTTCTGTCATTCCCCATTGCAGCAGGAATTTGGTTTTTGATAAAGGAACCCAAAAACCAAAAGGCTCAAGGGGGCCTTGGTGAATACTGGCAAGGATTAAAAACCACTTTTGCGACCAAGACCGCATCCATTCTCACCACCTTTTTAGGAGGTTCCGTGGTTCTTTTTATTTTGTTTGGTGTTCTGAGTTATCTCGCTGACATTTTAGAAAAAGATTTTGGCTATGGAGAATTTACGCGCGGGCTCATCATTGCGATTCCTGTCCTCGCGTCTGCTGTCACTTCGTATGTGTCCGGAACGGTCTTACAAAAGCGTTTGGCGCAATGGTCGCGTCCCATTGTCGTGATTGGCATGGGTCTTATTGCCTTAGCCATGGCCATAGAGCCTTTTTTTGCAACAACCAACCCGTTTTTAGCTATTGCCGTTTTGGTTTTTCAAGGGATTGGAACCGGTAGCGTCCTGCCGTCGATAAATACCCTCGTTACCAGTGCCACCACATCTAAAGAACGGGGCGTTGTGACAAGCCTCTACGGAAGCGTCAGATTTTTTGGGGTCGCTATGGGCCCGCCCATCTTTGCTATGGCAATGTCACATCGCTATCTCACCTTTTGGGGAGCGGCTGTTCTGGCCGCCATCACAGCTGTACTATCATGGTTCTTTATTAACGAAAAACAAATGTTGCCTAAATCAATTCGCGGAGGCGGCAGCGGTGGTGGCGGACAACCTCACCATAAAGAGAAGACCCAATCTCCTAAAAACTCTGCGCGTTCTCTCCGGCCATCGCGTTCACCCCTTCGCTAA
- a CDS encoding phosphosulfolactate synthase has product MSKQDKAWFDILDFPHPDRTEKPRQRGLTMVIDKGLGLTDTRDLMELASDYVDQVKLTFGTSAFYKTRLLRQKIELVKSYGVDIFPGGTFLELALLQGRVVEYFDRARELGFTGIEISDGTISLDQETRWQTIQLARAYGFSLVLSEVGKKDVRDQVTGLALWQQVNQDLEAGADTVIVEGRESGEGVVIYDDEGRVIEEELQELVSHITDPSRILWEAPQKSQQQELILRFGANVNLGNVQPQDVLALEALRVGLRGDTLRQYYLTVCQVKTPALGPTSVKNGVERGVNHPLS; this is encoded by the coding sequence ATGAGTAAGCAGGATAAAGCGTGGTTTGATATTCTCGATTTTCCTCATCCCGACCGGACAGAAAAACCTCGCCAACGCGGCCTGACCATGGTTATTGATAAAGGGCTAGGTTTAACCGATACGCGCGACTTAATGGAACTGGCCAGCGACTATGTTGATCAAGTGAAGTTAACCTTTGGGACATCGGCGTTTTATAAGACTCGGTTATTGCGGCAAAAAATCGAACTGGTCAAATCTTACGGTGTGGATATATTTCCTGGAGGCACGTTTTTAGAACTAGCCTTACTCCAAGGCCGCGTTGTAGAATATTTTGATCGCGCTCGCGAGTTAGGTTTTACCGGAATCGAAATTTCGGATGGCACCATTTCCCTGGATCAAGAAACCCGGTGGCAAACCATTCAACTGGCCCGGGCATACGGATTCTCCTTAGTACTCAGTGAAGTGGGGAAAAAAGACGTTCGAGATCAAGTTACCGGTTTAGCCTTGTGGCAACAAGTCAATCAGGATCTTGAAGCTGGCGCCGATACGGTTATCGTTGAAGGTCGGGAAAGTGGGGAAGGTGTTGTTATTTATGACGATGAAGGGCGCGTCATTGAAGAAGAGTTACAAGAACTCGTTTCTCACATCACCGATCCCAGCCGTATTTTATGGGAAGCTCCCCAGAAGAGCCAGCAGCAAGAACTCATCTTACGATTTGGCGCGAATGTCAATCTTGGCAATGTACAACCTCAGGATGTTCTTGCATTAGAAGCATTGCGTGTTGGGTTGCGTGGCGATACGCTTCGTCAGTACTATTTAACTGTATGCCAAGTCAAAACGCCAGCTCTCGGACCAACATCGGTGAAGAATGGCGTGGAAAGAGGTGTCAATCATCCGCTCAGTTGA
- a CDS encoding 2-phosphosulfolactate phosphatase translates to MVVIDTLRATTTMATILEQGALAVLPIGDVDQGFALRSQYPNTLLGGERNNVPLPGFDGGNSPFDYPASVVQDHRVVLTTTNGTQAVERVASAPFVALGALVNAQACADWQMQAENQGLIVCAGTEGNLALEDVLAAGALVNYWPETARSDSAQLAYALFDQWRHNLVEGIRRASHAKTLIAQGLERDVEFAASLNIYSRVPIRQKDNWFIAE, encoded by the coding sequence GTGGTCGTTATTGATACATTACGCGCCACAACGACTATGGCGACCATTCTAGAACAGGGTGCTCTGGCAGTTTTGCCCATTGGAGATGTCGATCAGGGTTTCGCATTGCGTTCCCAATATCCCAATACATTATTAGGAGGAGAGCGGAACAATGTTCCGCTTCCCGGATTTGATGGGGGTAATTCGCCATTTGATTACCCTGCTTCGGTAGTGCAAGACCACCGTGTCGTTTTGACAACGACGAACGGAACTCAAGCCGTCGAACGGGTTGCCTCAGCGCCCTTTGTTGCATTGGGTGCGTTGGTTAATGCCCAAGCCTGTGCCGATTGGCAAATGCAGGCCGAGAATCAGGGTTTGATTGTCTGTGCAGGAACGGAAGGAAATTTAGCACTAGAAGATGTTCTCGCTGCCGGCGCATTGGTCAATTATTGGCCGGAAACTGCGCGCAGTGATAGTGCGCAATTGGCATATGCGTTATTTGACCAATGGCGCCATAATCTTGTAGAAGGTATACGCCGTGCATCCCATGCTAAAACCTTGATTGCACAAGGATTGGAACGCGACGTTGAATTTGCTGCATCGTTAAACATCTATTCTCGCGTTCCTATACGACAAAAAGACAACTGGTTTATTGCCGAATAA
- a CDS encoding DUF441 domain-containing protein — protein MYTTETIGLMILLLLGMWARSNLVAASAAILLVIRFTRMTFLYPVLERRGVEIGLLFLTMAMLVPFALGKVNIKEVFQSFLTIPGILAVIGGAVATNLNGRGLQLLAENSHLMFGLIVGSIIGIVFWGGIPVGPLMAAGTTYLMLEVIGWLGHLMR, from the coding sequence ATGTATACCACAGAAACCATTGGTCTCATGATCTTGTTGCTTTTGGGAATGTGGGCCCGGTCCAATCTTGTTGCTGCATCGGCAGCAATTTTATTGGTGATTCGGTTTACGAGAATGACCTTCTTGTATCCCGTCCTTGAACGTCGTGGTGTCGAAATTGGATTACTCTTTTTAACCATGGCCATGCTAGTTCCTTTTGCACTAGGGAAGGTCAACATCAAAGAAGTTTTTCAAAGTTTCTTGACAATACCGGGAATCTTGGCCGTTATCGGGGGAGCAGTGGCAACAAACCTCAATGGCCGAGGATTGCAGCTGCTAGCAGAAAACAGCCATCTGATGTTTGGGCTAATTGTAGGTTCCATTATTGGCATTGTGTTTTGGGGGGGGATTCCGGTGGGGCCTTTGATGGCGGCTGGAACGACCTATTTAATGCTTGAAGTCATTGGATGGTTAGGACATTTGATGCGCTAA
- a CDS encoding YqhV family protein produces the protein MSSDMYLKGMVLIRLISASIEFTGAFLMWRYQRLDMAVRINGLLGLAGPIILTTTMLLGIAGLAATKVPVAKIAWIGAGVVMILWGTTR, from the coding sequence ATGTCAAGCGATATGTATTTAAAAGGTATGGTTTTAATTCGATTGATTTCGGCATCGATTGAATTTACGGGAGCGTTTTTAATGTGGCGCTATCAACGCTTAGATATGGCTGTTCGCATTAACGGGTTATTAGGTCTTGCGGGTCCTATTATTTTGACAACAACTATGCTCTTGGGTATTGCGGGACTGGCTGCAACGAAAGTTCCGGTGGCGAAAATCGCTTGGATTGGGGCAGGGGTTGTCATGATTTTGTGGGGGACGACCCGATGA
- a CDS encoding polysaccharide deacetylase family protein: MTGFFTLSFRRLWRHWKLVLAVMLLVVGLGEWHRSQAASARGGNNPHITWYVQTHQKVVALTFDDGPWKSSTPEILNILKHYHAVATFFVVGEQVVRHPQIVRQEIKDKMEVGNHTYAHINLVRHSYAEDVSDLEQANRAIKQATGITPTLLRTPYGTYNRTVLKAASVLHLHLVMWSWTEDTRDWSNPGVETIVSRVLSHIQPGDIVLFHDGGSDRKQTIEALPIILKDLRLRGYRFVTVSQLMKMH, translated from the coding sequence ATGACGGGTTTCTTTACTTTATCGTTTCGGCGTCTTTGGCGTCATTGGAAATTGGTGCTAGCTGTCATGCTCTTGGTCGTTGGCTTGGGTGAGTGGCATAGAAGCCAAGCTGCTTCGGCACGCGGTGGTAATAATCCGCACATCACCTGGTATGTTCAGACGCATCAAAAAGTCGTGGCTTTAACCTTTGATGATGGTCCATGGAAATCGTCAACCCCGGAAATTTTAAACATATTGAAACACTATCATGCTGTGGCCACATTTTTTGTTGTCGGAGAACAAGTTGTTCGGCATCCGCAAATTGTGCGGCAAGAAATTAAGGACAAGATGGAAGTTGGCAATCATACCTATGCCCATATTAATCTGGTTCGCCATAGTTATGCTGAAGATGTATCGGATTTAGAACAAGCAAATCGTGCCATTAAACAGGCGACAGGGATTACCCCGACGTTACTCCGAACTCCATATGGGACCTATAATCGTACGGTATTAAAAGCGGCTTCTGTCTTACATCTCCATTTAGTGATGTGGTCATGGACAGAAGATACTCGGGACTGGTCTAATCCTGGAGTGGAGACGATCGTCAGCCGAGTTCTTAGTCATATACAGCCGGGTGACATTGTCTTGTTTCATGACGGCGGATCCGATCGCAAACAGACCATTGAAGCGTTGCCAATCATTCTTAAAGATTTGCGTTTGCGTGGTTACCGCTTTGTAACCGTCTCGCAGTTGATGAAGATGCATTAA
- the rsmD gene encoding 16S rRNA (guanine(966)-N(2))-methyltransferase RsmD, whose product MEKGRYSIRIVGGRFSGLRIIAPGGQLTRPTGERVREAVFNSLQGWVSGARVLDLYAGSGAMGLESLSWGASYCLFVEPNRQALNAIRTNILHLKVKEMSELWPITAEQAVARLQEQNARFDLIICDPPWRQGLNQTVRMALVNLLADDGIALIEHPSGTDFGPFEGLRLSRQRKYGGTTLSYWVHDDSSALSES is encoded by the coding sequence ATAGAGAAAGGACGTTATTCGATTCGCATCGTAGGGGGACGGTTTTCTGGTCTTCGCATCATAGCACCCGGTGGTCAACTGACACGACCCACAGGTGAAAGAGTGCGAGAGGCTGTATTCAATAGTCTTCAGGGCTGGGTGTCCGGCGCTCGTGTGCTGGACTTGTATGCGGGTAGTGGAGCCATGGGATTAGAAAGTCTCTCATGGGGGGCTAGTTATTGCCTTTTCGTTGAACCGAATCGTCAGGCTCTGAACGCTATTCGAACGAACATCCTTCACCTCAAGGTAAAAGAAATGAGCGAACTATGGCCCATTACTGCAGAACAAGCGGTGGCACGGTTGCAAGAACAAAATGCCAGGTTTGATTTAATTATTTGTGATCCTCCTTGGCGTCAAGGTCTTAATCAAACGGTGCGAATGGCCCTTGTCAATTTATTAGCCGATGACGGCATTGCATTAATCGAACATCCCTCAGGGACTGACTTTGGGCCCTTTGAGGGGTTGCGTTTATCTAGACAACGGAAATATGGGGGGACAACCTTAAGCTATTGGGTTCATGACGACTCATCTGCATTATCAGAGTCATGA
- the coaD gene encoding pantetheine-phosphate adenylyltransferase, protein MVGRLAVYPGSFDPIHFGHIDVIERAAKLFDTLIVAVFVNTAKTPLFTDVERLELVKAATQHVPNVVVERSTDLLVRYATTRGVDAIVRGLRAVLDFDYEFQIALMNKKMAPELETIFILTGEKYSYLSSTLIKELASYDADLQDLVPRHVATALHEKYHRNRG, encoded by the coding sequence ATGGTGGGGCGATTGGCAGTCTATCCGGGATCTTTTGACCCTATCCATTTCGGCCACATTGATGTCATTGAACGAGCCGCCAAATTGTTTGATACTTTAATTGTGGCCGTCTTTGTCAACACGGCCAAAACACCTTTATTTACTGATGTCGAGCGGCTTGAACTCGTAAAGGCAGCAACACAACATGTGCCTAATGTGGTTGTGGAGCGAAGTACCGACCTTTTAGTGCGTTATGCCACGACACGGGGCGTTGATGCTATTGTTCGCGGATTGCGAGCCGTTTTAGACTTTGATTACGAATTTCAGATTGCCTTGATGAACAAAAAAATGGCACCAGAATTAGAAACGATTTTCATTTTGACTGGAGAAAAATATTCTTATTTAAGCTCGACCCTGATTAAGGAACTAGCATCATATGACGCAGATTTGCAAGATTTAGTTCCGCGGCACGTAGCGACGGCCTTGCACGAAAAATATCACAGAAATCGAGGATGA
- a CDS encoding patatin-like phospholipase family protein: MRKNGIALALSSGGARGLAHIGVLKVLERYQIPILAIAGSSMGGVIGALYSTGYSADMIEDIAKGIRRSHWIDFSVSRMGLLAGKKLEGLINLFTQGKTFEDCQPPLQVVAVDIEKGSEVILKSGPLAQAIRATASIPGIFSPVVMEGRILVDGGIINRVPVNVIKSVPNSIVVAVDVGVDLAPRVQSMFDVLFQTFDIMARELRQCQPIDADVVIEPHVGFSRESHVSHVEEIIRAGEKACEQAIPYIQQLLNDDQGGVQ; encoded by the coding sequence ATGAGAAAGAATGGGATCGCATTAGCATTATCGTCAGGGGGCGCCAGAGGTTTGGCCCATATAGGCGTTTTGAAAGTACTAGAACGCTATCAGATACCGATTTTGGCTATTGCTGGTTCCTCGATGGGTGGCGTTATTGGGGCGTTGTATTCGACAGGATATTCCGCTGATATGATTGAAGATATTGCAAAGGGTATAAGACGGAGTCATTGGATTGATTTTTCTGTATCACGCATGGGACTACTTGCGGGAAAAAAACTTGAAGGACTCATTAATTTATTTACACAAGGCAAGACTTTCGAGGATTGTCAACCTCCTCTTCAGGTCGTCGCGGTCGACATCGAAAAGGGTTCAGAAGTTATTTTGAAATCCGGGCCTTTAGCCCAGGCCATACGAGCCACAGCATCCATTCCAGGTATATTTAGCCCGGTGGTCATGGAGGGGCGCATTTTGGTGGATGGGGGTATTATTAATCGTGTACCGGTGAATGTCATTAAGTCTGTGCCAAATAGTATTGTGGTAGCAGTCGATGTCGGAGTTGACTTGGCTCCTCGCGTACAATCGATGTTTGATGTACTATTTCAGACGTTTGACATCATGGCGCGGGAATTGCGACAGTGTCAGCCCATTGATGCGGATGTGGTCATTGAGCCGCACGTTGGATTCAGTCGTGAATCGCATGTGAGTCATGTGGAGGAGATCATTCGCGCCGGCGAGAAAGCCTGTGAACAGGCTATTCCTTATATTCAACAGCTACTTAATGACGATCAAGGAGGCGTTCAATGA